Proteins encoded within one genomic window of Festucalex cinctus isolate MCC-2025b chromosome 18, RoL_Fcin_1.0, whole genome shotgun sequence:
- the dclk1a gene encoding serine/threonine-protein kinase DCLK1a isoform X3 has translation MPGEEVNGTPASQLSTPQTAKSPSPSPTSPASLSQQRRGSQGSSSSLSSTQGSSPVNSDGAVTDEEVVVDQVPTVPSYISERYKVGRMLGDGNFAVVHECAEHSTGRHYALKIINKGKCRGKEHMIQNEVAILRRVKHPNIVLLIEEVDTYGKLYLVMELVKGGDLFDAITSANRYTEKDASGMLYNLANAIKYLHSLNIVHRDIKPENLLVYEHADGSKSLKLGDFGLATVVDGPLYTVCGTPTYVAPEIIAETGYGLKVDIWAAGVITYILLCGFPPFRGSSEDQEVLFDQILMGQVEFPLPYWDNVSDTAKELIRSMLEVEVDQRYTALQVLEHPWVTDEGLCENDRQLSVAGKIKKHFNTAPKDSDNTQALISLDGSFSMQRSGSLDFHQHPAMYWIRPPMLIRRGRFSDEDATRM, from the exons GGTTCTCagggctcctcctcctctctgtcTTCCACTCAAGGGTCCAGCCCGGTAAACAGCGATGGAGCCGTGACTGATG AGGAAGTTGTGGTGGACCAGGTTCCGACTGTCCCGTCCTACATATCGGAGCGCTACAAGGTGGGCCGCATGCTGGGCGACGGCAACTTCGCGGTGGTCCATGAGTGCGCCGAGCACTCGACAGGACGCCATTACGCGCTCAAGATCATCAACAAGGGCAAATGCAGAGGCAAG GAGCACATGATCCAGAACGAGGTGGCCATCCTGCGGCGAGTCAAGCATCCCAACATTGTTCTGCTCATCGAGGAGGTGGACACGTACGGCAAGCTCTACCTGGTCATGGAGCTGGTCAAG GGGGGAGATCTATTCGACGCCATCACCTCAGCCAACCGCTACACGGAGAAGGACGCCAGTGGCATGCTGTACAACCTGGCCAACGCCATCAAATACCTCCACAGCCTCAACATCGTGCACCGGGACATCAAGCCGGAAAACCTTCtg GTGTACGAGCACGCGGACGGCAGCAAGAGCCTCAAACTGGGAGACTTCGGTTTGGCTACGGTGGTGGACGGACCTCTTTACACCGTCTGCGGCACGCCCACATATGTAGCACCTGAAATCATTGCAGAAACTGG GTACGGGCTGAAAGTGGACATCTGGGCGGCGGGCGTGATCACTTACATCCTGCTGTGCGGTTTCCCGCCTTTCCGAGG GAGCAGCGAGGATCAGGAGGTTCTGTTCGACCAGATTCTGATGGGCCAGGTGGAATTTCCTCTGCCGTATTGGGACAACGTGTCGGACACGGCCAAG GAACTGATCCGATCCATGCTGGAGGTTGAAGTGGACCAGCGGTACACGGCCTTGCAGGTCCTGGAGCATCCATGGGTCACT GATGAAGGCCTTTGCGAGAACGACCGCCAACTGTCTGTAGCAGGAAAGATTAAGAAACATTTCAACACCGCACCAAAGGACAGCGACAACACGCAGGCACTCATTTCG TTGGACGGAAGCTTTTCTATGCAGAGATCTGGCTCGTTGGACTTCCACCAGCACCCGGCCATGTACTGGATCAG ACCTCCCATGTTGATAAGGAGAGGCCGCTTCTCGGATGAGGACGCGACCCGGATGTGA